One Fusobacterium nucleatum genomic window carries:
- the bioD gene encoding dethiobiotin synthase, with product MKFKDFFVIGTDTDVGKTYVSTLLYKALKKHNFQYYKPVQSGCFLKDGKLTAPDVDFLTKFIGVDYDDSMVTYTLKEEVSPHLASEMEGTTIEIENVKKHFEDLKKKYSNILVEGAGGLYVPLIRDKFYIYDLIKLFNLPVILVCGTKVGAINHTMLTLNALNTMGIKLHGLIFNNYKGHFFEDDNIKVILELSKIENYLIIKNEQKEISDKEIEKFFN from the coding sequence ATGAAATTTAAAGATTTCTTTGTTATAGGTACAGACACTGATGTTGGAAAAACTTATGTTAGTACTCTATTATATAAAGCTTTAAAGAAACATAATTTTCAATATTATAAACCTGTCCAAAGTGGTTGCTTTTTAAAAGATGGAAAATTGACTGCACCTGATGTAGATTTTTTAACAAAATTTATAGGTGTTGATTATGATGATTCTATGGTAACTTACACTTTAAAAGAAGAAGTTTCTCCACATTTAGCTTCTGAAATGGAAGGTACAACAATAGAAATAGAAAATGTTAAGAAACATTTTGAAGATTTAAAGAAAAAATATTCTAATATTTTAGTTGAAGGAGCTGGAGGACTTTATGTTCCTTTAATTAGAGATAAATTCTATATCTATGATTTAATAAAATTATTTAATCTTCCTGTTATTTTAGTCTGTGGAACAAAAGTAGGAGCAATAAATCATACTATGCTTACTTTAAATGCTCTTAATACTATGGGAATAAAATTACATGGTTTAATATTTAATAATTATAAAGGACATTTTTTTGAAGATGATAATATAAAGGTAATCTTAGAATTATCTAAAATTGAAAACTATCTAATT
- the bioB gene encoding biotin synthase BioB, translated as MLKEKNSAGGGKFSFFNFLKEKENNQAEPINVKEFILYLKNKIINEKYEITREEAIFLSQIPNNDMETLNILFDAADQIREAFCGKYFDLCTIINAKSGKCSENCKYCAQSAHFKTGADVYGLVSKELALCEAKRNENEGAHRFSLVTSGRGLNGNEKELDKLVEIYKYIGEHTGKLELCASHGICTKEALQKLADAGVLTYHHNLESSRRFYPNVCTSHTYDDRINTIKNAKAVGLDVCSGGIFGLGETIEDRIDMALDLRALEICSVPINVLTPIPGTPFENNVPVEPLEILKTISIYRFIMPETYLRYGGGRIKLGEHVKTGLRCGINSALTGNFLTTTGTTIETDKKMIEELGYEI; from the coding sequence ATGTTAAAAGAAAAAAATTCAGCTGGAGGGGGAAAATTTAGCTTTTTCAATTTTTTAAAAGAAAAAGAAAATAATCAGGCTGAACCAATCAATGTTAAGGAGTTTATATTATATTTAAAAAATAAAATTATCAATGAAAAATATGAAATAACTCGTGAAGAGGCAATATTCTTATCACAGATTCCTAACAATGATATGGAAACTTTGAATATACTCTTTGATGCAGCAGATCAAATTAGAGAAGCATTTTGTGGGAAATATTTTGATTTATGCACCATTATTAATGCAAAATCTGGTAAATGTTCTGAGAACTGCAAGTACTGTGCACAGTCAGCTCATTTCAAGACAGGAGCAGATGTCTATGGGCTTGTTTCTAAGGAATTAGCACTCTGCGAAGCTAAAAGAAATGAAAATGAAGGTGCTCATAGGTTCTCACTTGTAACAAGTGGTAGAGGGCTTAATGGAAATGAAAAAGAATTAGATAAATTAGTTGAAATTTATAAATATATAGGTGAACATACAGGAAAATTAGAACTTTGTGCTTCTCATGGAATATGTACAAAAGAAGCTTTACAAAAATTAGCTGATGCTGGTGTTTTAACTTATCATCATAACTTAGAATCTTCAAGAAGATTCTATCCTAATGTTTGTACATCACATACTTATGATGATAGAATTAATACTATCAAAAATGCAAAAGCAGTTGGACTAGATGTTTGTAGTGGAGGAATATTTGGACTAGGTGAAACTATTGAGGATAGAATAGATATGGCATTAGATTTGAGAGCCTTAGAAATATGTTCAGTACCTATAAATGTTTTAACTCCAATCCCAGGAACTCCATTTGAAAATAATGTACCAGTAGAGCCATTAGAAATTTTAAAAACTATATCTATTTATCGTTTTATAATGCCTGAAACTTATTTAAGATATGGTGGTGGAAGAATAAAATTAGGAGAACATGTAAAAACTGGTTTAAGATGTGGAATTAACTCTGCACTTACTGGAAACTTTTTAACAACTACTGGAACAACAATAGAAACTGATAAAAAAATGATAGAGGAGCTAGGTTATGAAATTTAA
- a CDS encoding M42 family metallopeptidase, whose translation MNIDLKYILNKTIELLNIPSPVGYTHNAIEYVKNELKKLGIKNYNITKKGALIAFIKGEDSNYKKMISAHVDTLGAVVKKIKKNGRLEVTNVGGFAWGSVEGENVTIHTISGKTYSGTLLPIKASVHVYGDVAREMPRTEETMEIRIDEEVKTDEDVLKLGILQGDFVSFETRTRILDNGYIKSRYLDDKLCVAQILSYIKYLKDNNLKPKTDLYVYFSNYEEIGHGVSVFPEDLDEFIAVDIGLVAGEDAHGDEKKVQIIAKDSRSTYDFTLRKKLQETANKNNIKYTVGVYNRYGSDATTAILQGFDFKYACIGPNVDATHHYERCHNDGIVETVKLLIAYL comes from the coding sequence ATGAATATAGATTTAAAATACATACTTAATAAAACTATTGAGCTTTTAAATATACCAAGTCCTGTTGGTTACACTCATAATGCTATTGAATATGTAAAAAATGAATTAAAAAAACTAGGTATAAAAAATTACAATATTACAAAAAAAGGTGCTTTAATTGCATTCATTAAAGGAGAAGATTCTAACTATAAAAAAATGATTTCTGCTCATGTTGATACTTTAGGAGCTGTTGTAAAGAAAATCAAAAAAAATGGTAGATTGGAAGTAACTAATGTTGGGGGTTTTGCTTGGGGCTCTGTGGAAGGAGAAAATGTAACTATTCATACTATTTCTGGAAAAACATATTCTGGGACTTTACTTCCTATTAAAGCTTCTGTTCATGTTTATGGTGATGTGGCAAGAGAAATGCCAAGAACAGAAGAAACAATGGAGATAAGAATAGATGAAGAAGTTAAGACTGATGAAGATGTTTTAAAATTAGGTATTTTACAAGGTGATTTTGTCTCTTTTGAAACTCGTACAAGAATTCTAGATAATGGTTATATAAAATCAAGATATCTAGATGATAAATTATGTGTTGCTCAAATTTTATCTTATATAAAATATTTAAAAGATAATAACCTAAAACCAAAAACTGATTTATATGTATATTTTTCTAATTATGAAGAAATTGGGCATGGTGTATCAGTTTTTCCAGAAGATTTAGATGAATTTATTGCAGTTGACATTGGACTTGTTGCAGGTGAAGATGCACATGGAGATGAGAAAAAGGTACAAATTATTGCTAAGGATAGCAGAAGCACTTATGACTTTACTCTTAGAAAAAAGCTTCAAGAAACTGCTAACAAAAATAATATAAAGTATACTGTTGGTGTATATAATAGATATGGTTCAGATGCAACAACTGCAATCTTACAAGGATTTGATTTTAAATATGCTTGTATAGGACCAAATGTTGATGCAACTCATCACTATGAAAGATGTCATAATGATGGAATTGTTGAAACAGTAAAATTATTAATAGCTTACTTATAA
- a CDS encoding ABC transporter substrate-binding protein: protein MKKIIYLLLLLSLFLVACGEKKSDTTTENKVVTVAQGAKPKSLDPHMYNSIPDLMVSRQFYNTLFNREKDGTIVPELAESYEYKNDKELDIVLKKGVKFHDGSELTADDVVFSFQVMKDKPGASIMIEEIDKVEKVNDYEIKILLKNSSSPLLFNLAHPLTSIVNKKYVEAGNDLNIAPMGTGAFKLVAYNDGEKIEMEAFQDYFEGAPKIQKLIIRSIPEDTSRLAALETGEIDIATGLAPINAQTVEANDKLELISEPTTATEYICLNVEKAPFTNKEFRQALNYAIDKKSIVDSIFSGKGKVAKSIVNPNVFGYYDGLEEYPFNPEKAKELIEKSGVKDKSFSLYVNDSPVRLQVAQIIQANLKDVGIDMKIETLEWGTYLQKTGEGDFTAYLGGWISGTSDADIVLYPLLDSKSIGFPGNRARYSNPEFDKEVEMARVVLTPEERKEHYKNAQIIAHEDSPLIVLFNKNENIGINKRIIGFDYDPTTMHKFKNLDVK, encoded by the coding sequence ATGAAGAAAATTATTTATTTGTTACTTTTACTTTCATTATTTTTAGTTGCTTGTGGAGAAAAAAAATCTGATACAACAACTGAAAATAAAGTTGTTACTGTTGCACAAGGTGCAAAACCCAAATCATTAGATCCACATATGTATAATTCAATTCCTGATTTAATGGTTTCAAGACAGTTTTATAACACTCTATTTAATAGGGAAAAAGATGGAACTATTGTACCAGAACTTGCTGAAAGTTATGAATACAAAAATGATAAAGAATTGGATATTGTTCTTAAAAAGGGTGTAAAATTCCATGATGGTTCTGAACTTACTGCTGATGATGTAGTTTTTAGCTTTCAAGTAATGAAAGATAAACCTGGTGCTTCTATAATGATTGAAGAAATAGATAAAGTTGAAAAAGTAAATGATTATGAAATAAAGATATTGTTAAAAAATTCTTCTTCACCTTTGTTATTTAACTTGGCACATCCATTAACTTCAATAGTTAATAAAAAATATGTTGAAGCTGGAAATGACTTAAATATTGCTCCAATGGGAACAGGTGCATTTAAGTTAGTAGCATACAATGATGGAGAAAAAATTGAAATGGAAGCATTTCAAGATTATTTTGAAGGTGCTCCTAAAATTCAAAAATTAATTATAAGATCTATACCAGAAGATACAAGTAGACTAGCAGCATTAGAAACTGGTGAAATTGATATAGCAACTGGTTTAGCTCCAATAAATGCTCAAACTGTTGAAGCCAATGATAAATTAGAATTAATTTCTGAACCAACTACTGCTACTGAATACATTTGTTTAAATGTTGAAAAAGCTCCATTTACAAATAAAGAATTTAGACAAGCTCTTAACTATGCTATTGATAAAAAAAGTATTGTTGATTCTATTTTCTCAGGAAAAGGGAAAGTTGCAAAATCAATAGTAAATCCAAATGTTTTTGGTTATTATGATGGACTTGAAGAATATCCTTTTAATCCAGAAAAAGCTAAAGAATTAATAGAAAAATCAGGTGTAAAAGACAAATCATTTTCTCTTTATGTAAATGATAGTCCAGTGAGATTACAAGTCGCACAAATAATTCAAGCTAACTTAAAAGATGTTGGAATTGATATGAAGATTGAAACTCTTGAATGGGGAACATATTTACAAAAAACAGGAGAAGGAGACTTTACTGCTTATTTAGGAGGTTGGATATCTGGAACTTCTGATGCTGATATAGTTTTATATCCTCTATTAGATAGTAAATCAATAGGTTTCCCTGGAAATAGAGCTCGTTATTCTAACCCAGAATTTGATAAAGAAGTTGAAATGGCAAGAGTTGTTTTAACTCCTGAAGAAAGAAAAGAACACTATAAAAATGCTCAAATAATAGCTCATGAAGACTCTCCTCTTATTGTTTTATTCAATAAAAATGAAAATATTGGAATCAATAAAAGAATTATAGGTTTTGACTATGATCCAACAACTATGCATAAATTTAAAAATTTAGATGTAAAATAA
- a CDS encoding ribonuclease H family protein — MAKQKYYAYFFDEKNNGIVDTWSECEKIVHGTKARYKSFIDKSVAQDWLDSGANYERNISLKTPVNTILEKGIYFDSGTGRGIGVEVRVTDENKENILDKISPNTLKELLKDTTWIKNEFGNIQFETKKTNNFGELIGFYFALNCAKLLKCNLILGDSRLVIDYWSLGRFHENNLELETINYINKVIQLRKEFEKNKGIVRHISGDVNPADLGFHK, encoded by the coding sequence ATGGCTAAACAAAAATATTATGCTTATTTTTTTGATGAAAAAAATAATGGAATAGTAGATACTTGGAGTGAATGTGAAAAGATAGTTCATGGAACAAAAGCCAGGTATAAATCATTTATAGATAAATCTGTTGCTCAAGATTGGCTAGATAGTGGTGCAAATTATGAAAGAAATATTAGTTTAAAAACTCCTGTGAACACAATACTAGAAAAAGGTATATATTTTGATTCTGGTACAGGTAGAGGAATTGGAGTAGAAGTTAGAGTTACAGATGAGAACAAAGAAAATATTTTAGATAAAATATCTCCAAATACATTAAAAGAATTATTAAAGGATACTACTTGGATAAAAAATGAATTTGGGAATATTCAGTTTGAAACAAAAAAAACAAATAATTTTGGAGAGCTTATAGGGTTTTATTTTGCACTAAATTGTGCAAAATTGTTAAAATGTAATCTTATTTTAGGAGACAGTCGTTTAGTTATAGATTATTGGTCTTTGGGACGATTTCATGAAAATAATTTAGAATTAGAAACTATAAATTACATAAATAAAGTTATACAATTAAGAAAGGAGTTTGAAAAAAACAAAGGAATAGTAAGACATATCTCTGGGGATGTTAATCCAGCAGATTTAGGTTTTCATAAATAG
- a CDS encoding TIGR02206 family membrane protein produces MEDKFILFSNEHLITVGIGFISCILLVFLGFFTEKKTTFAKIVAIAVLGVKIAELLFRHHYYGETVAELLPLHLCPIVIILSIFMMFFHSEVLFQPVYFWSIGAFFAILMPDIRDGMSNFASQSFFITHFFILFSTAYAFVHFRFRPTKVGFLCSFLLLVTLAFIMYFVNNKLGTNFLYVNHPPVTKSLMDFMGPWPYYIFSLAGIDIAISFFMYLPFRKNKKSKYGSWKSY; encoded by the coding sequence TTGGAGGATAAGTTTATATTATTTAGTAATGAACATTTAATAACAGTAGGGATTGGTTTTATTTCCTGTATTTTATTGGTATTTTTAGGTTTTTTTACAGAGAAAAAGACAACTTTTGCTAAAATTGTAGCTATTGCTGTCTTAGGAGTGAAAATAGCAGAATTACTATTTAGACATCATTATTATGGAGAAACAGTGGCTGAGCTTTTACCACTTCACTTATGTCCAATAGTAATAATACTTTCTATTTTTATGATGTTTTTTCATAGCGAAGTATTATTTCAGCCAGTTTATTTTTGGTCAATAGGAGCATTTTTTGCAATACTTATGCCAGATATAAGAGATGGAATGAGTAATTTTGCTTCTCAAAGTTTTTTTATAACTCATTTCTTCATTTTATTTAGTACAGCTTATGCTTTTGTACATTTTAGATTTAGACCTACAAAAGTTGGTTTTCTTTGTTCATTTTTATTGTTAGTAACACTTGCATTTATTATGTATTTCGTAAACAATAAATTAGGAACAAATTTTCTGTATGTTAATCATCCACCAGTAACAAAGAGTTTAATGGATTTTATGGGACCATGGCCATATTATATATTCTCACTTGCTGGAATAGATATAGCAATTTCTTTCTTTATGTACTTACCATTTAGAAAAAATAAAAAATCAAAATATGGAAGTTGGAAAAGTTATTAA
- the pssA gene encoding CDP-diacylglycerol--serine O-phosphatidyltransferase gives MVKKKYIAPNLITAGNMFLGYLSITESIKGNYKMAILFILLAMVCDGLDGKTARKLDAFSEFGKEFDSFCDAISFGLAPSMLIYSILMSEVPGSPFVVPVSFLYALCGVMRLVKFNIINVASSEKGDFSGMPIPNAAAMVVSYLMICNVLDEKFGLHLFDIKIFIAVSVISASLMVSTIPFKTPDKTFSFIPKKLALLIILGLLVTMYWTLDYSVFIISYTYVLLNILTYFYKRFGSEDEKDENEVIEEFIETDENEEKGE, from the coding sequence ATGGTTAAAAAGAAGTATATTGCTCCTAATCTTATTACAGCAGGAAATATGTTTTTAGGTTATTTAAGTATAACTGAATCAATAAAAGGAAACTATAAAATGGCAATCTTATTCATTTTACTTGCTATGGTCTGTGATGGTTTAGATGGAAAAACAGCAAGAAAATTAGATGCATTTAGTGAATTTGGAAAAGAATTTGACTCATTTTGTGATGCTATTTCATTTGGACTAGCACCATCAATGTTAATTTACTCTATACTGATGTCAGAAGTTCCAGGAAGTCCATTTGTAGTACCTGTTTCATTTTTATACGCTCTTTGTGGAGTTATGAGATTAGTTAAATTTAACATTATAAATGTTGCTTCAAGTGAAAAAGGTGATTTTAGTGGAATGCCTATTCCTAATGCAGCAGCAATGGTAGTATCTTATCTTATGATCTGTAATGTTTTAGACGAAAAATTTGGTTTACACTTATTTGATATAAAGATTTTTATTGCAGTATCTGTTATATCAGCAAGTTTAATGGTTAGTACAATACCATTTAAAACTCCAGACAAAACTTTCTCATTTATTCCTAAAAAATTGGCTTTACTCATTATTTTAGGACTTTTAGTAACTATGTATTGGACATTAGATTACAGTGTATTCATTATTTCTTATACTTATGTTTTACTAAATATACTTACATATTTTTATAAAAGATTTGGTAGTGAAGATGAAAAAGATGAAAATGAAGTAATAGAAGAATTTATAGAAACAGACGAAAATGAAGAAAAAGGTGAGTAA
- a CDS encoding glycosyltransferase family 9 protein produces MFSQNDNINILVIRFKRIGDAILSLPLCHSLKLTFPNSKVDFVLYEEASPLFEGHPYIDNVITISKKEQKNPLKYIKKVFNVTKKKYDIIIDIMSTPKSELFCMFSRKSPFRIGRYKKKRGFFYNYKMKEKDSLNKVDKFLNQLLPPFEEAGFKVKRDYDFKFFAEEKEKEKYRQKMLEAGVDFSKPVIAFSIYSRVAHKIYPINRMKEVVKYLIDKHHAQIIFFYSADQKDEIQKIHKEMGDTKNIFSSIETPTIKDLVPFLENCDYYIGNEGGARHLAQGVGIPTFAIFNPSAELKEWLPFPSEKNMGISPIDMVEKKSIPIEEFYKMSPEEQFSLIDIETIKKMSDELIEKNKRK; encoded by the coding sequence GTGTTTAGTCAAAATGACAATATAAATATCTTAGTTATTAGGTTTAAAAGGATAGGAGATGCCATTTTAAGTTTGCCTTTATGTCATTCATTAAAATTAACTTTTCCTAATTCAAAAGTTGATTTTGTACTATATGAAGAGGCTAGCCCACTTTTTGAAGGTCACCCTTATATAGATAATGTCATTACTATAAGTAAGAAAGAACAAAAGAATCCCTTAAAATATATAAAGAAAGTTTTTAATGTTACTAAAAAAAAATATGACATTATAATTGATATTATGTCTACTCCTAAGAGTGAGTTATTTTGTATGTTTTCAAGAAAATCTCCTTTTAGAATAGGTAGATATAAGAAAAAAAGAGGTTTTTTCTATAACTATAAGATGAAAGAAAAAGACTCTTTAAATAAAGTAGATAAATTTTTAAATCAACTTCTTCCTCCATTTGAAGAAGCAGGTTTTAAAGTAAAAAGAGATTATGATTTTAAATTTTTTGCAGAAGAAAAGGAGAAAGAGAAATACAGGCAAAAAATGTTGGAAGCAGGCGTAGATTTTTCTAAACCTGTTATTGCTTTTTCAATTTATTCAAGAGTTGCTCATAAAATTTATCCTATTAATAGAATGAAAGAAGTTGTAAAATATTTAATTGATAAACATCATGCTCAAATAATATTTTTTTATTCAGCAGATCAAAAGGATGAAATACAAAAAATTCATAAAGAAATGGGAGATACTAAAAATATTTTTTCATCAATTGAAACACCTACAATAAAAGATTTAGTACCGTTTTTAGAAAATTGCGACTACTACATAGGAAATGAAGGTGGAGCAAGGCATTTAGCACAAGGAGTCGGAATCCCAACATTTGCTATTTTTAATCCAAGTGCTGAACTAAAAGAATGGCTTCCTTTCCCAAGTGAAAAAAATATGGGAATATCACCTATTGATATGGTAGAAAAAAAATCTATTCCAATTGAGGAATTTTATAAGATGAGCCCAGAAGAACAATTTTCTTTAATAGATATTGAAACAATTAAAAAAATGTCTGATGAATTAATTGAAAAAAATAAAAGGAAGTAG
- a CDS encoding TrkH family potassium uptake protein gives MNTRIISYVISNLFKLMMALFLFPLAVSVYYREGLKLSMAYIIPIIILCVLSYFLSGKSPENQSFFSKEGLVIVALSWLLISFFGALPFVISGDIPNMIDAFFESVSGFTTTGATILSEVESLNKSIIFWRSFTHLVGGMGVLVLVLAILPKGNNQALHIMRAEVPGPTVGKLVAKMSYNSRILYIIYLVMTLIMILLLLAGGMSFFDACIHAFGTAGTGGFSSKNTSIGFYNSAYIDYVTSIGMLVFGLNFNLFYLLILGNIKQVFKSEEAKYYLGIVFAATALICVNIYPIYSSVSRMIRDVFFTVSSIITTTGYSTVDFDKWPAFSKTIILFLMFCGGCAGSTAGGFKISRVIILIKKAVKEFKKVGHPNKVLNIQLEGKTLDKDMLEGVDSYFILYSVTLFILLLITSLESNSFTTAVGSVFGTFNNIGPGLDATGPTSNFGLFSPFLKFILSLGMLLGRLEIIPLLILVSPRIYRKRD, from the coding sequence ATGAATACCAGAATTATATCTTATGTTATATCAAATCTATTTAAGCTAATGATGGCTTTATTTCTTTTTCCACTTGCAGTAAGTGTTTATTACAGAGAAGGATTAAAGCTTTCAATGGCTTATATTATACCCATAATTATTTTATGTGTATTAAGTTATTTTTTATCAGGTAAAAGTCCTGAAAATCAATCTTTCTTTTCAAAAGAAGGATTAGTTATTGTTGCATTATCTTGGTTACTTATATCATTTTTTGGTGCTTTACCATTTGTAATAAGTGGAGATATTCCCAATATGATAGATGCTTTTTTTGAAAGTGTCAGTGGATTTACAACAACAGGAGCAACTATTTTATCAGAAGTTGAAAGTTTGAATAAATCTATAATATTTTGGAGAAGTTTCACTCACTTAGTTGGAGGAATGGGAGTTCTGGTTTTAGTTTTAGCAATACTTCCAAAAGGAAATAACCAAGCACTACATATAATGAGAGCAGAAGTTCCTGGTCCAACAGTTGGTAAACTTGTTGCTAAAATGAGTTATAATTCAAGAATTTTATATATAATCTATCTTGTTATGACTCTTATAATGATACTTTTATTATTAGCTGGAGGAATGTCATTTTTTGATGCTTGCATTCATGCATTTGGTACAGCTGGTACGGGTGGTTTTAGTTCTAAAAATACAAGTATAGGTTTTTATAATAGTGCTTATATAGATTATGTAACTTCCATTGGAATGCTAGTTTTTGGACTTAACTTTAACTTATTTTATCTTTTAATTTTAGGTAATATAAAACAAGTTTTTAAAAGTGAGGAAGCAAAATATTATTTAGGAATAGTTTTTGCTGCAACAGCACTTATTTGTGTAAACATCTATCCTATTTATTCTTCAGTTTCAAGAATGATAAGAGATGTCTTCTTTACAGTATCCTCTATTATTACAACTACTGGTTATTCAACAGTAGATTTTGACAAATGGCCAGCTTTTTCAAAAACTATTATTTTATTTTTAATGTTTTGTGGAGGTTGTGCTGGTTCAACAGCTGGGGGATTTAAAATTTCCAGAGTAATTATCTTAATAAAAAAAGCTGTTAAAGAATTTAAAAAAGTTGGTCATCCTAATAAGGTGTTAAATATACAACTTGAAGGAAAAACATTGGATAAAGATATGCTTGAAGGTGTGGATAGTTACTTTATTCTTTATTCTGTTACACTTTTTATACTATTATTAATTACTTCTTTAGAATCAAATAGTTTTACAACAGCAGTGGGTTCTGTATTTGGAACATTTAACAATATAGGACCTGGACTAG